The Deltaproteobacteria bacterium IMCC39524 DNA segment GCTTTAAGGAGGATGTCGGCAGATGAAAACTATTTATGTCATCGGTGCTGGAATTGAAGGCCAGGAAGGTTTCAGCCGCAGGGCTTTGGAGCTGGTCGCTCAGGCGGAGTTGCTGATCGGTGGCCCTCGGCAGCTGGCGCTGTTTCCTGACTTCTCCGGTAAAACCATGGCGACCGGAGATAATCTGGCGCCGGTGGTTGAGTGCCTGGAAAAGTGCACAGGGTCAGCTGTTGTGCTGGCCTCCGGAGACCCTCTTTTCTTCGGTATCGGTCGTTACCTGCTGCGCAACCTTCCTGATGCCGATTTAGAGTTCGTGCCGAATGTCAGCTCGGCCCAGTACGCTTTTGCCAAGATTCGCGAGCCCTGGGACGATGCCGTGTTTGTGTCAACTCAAGGGCGGGGACTGAAGGGGGCTGTCGATCAGATTGTGGCTCATGACAAAGTGGCCCTTCTCACCGACAATGTGAATACCCCCAAGGTGATTGCAAAAGAGCTGATTGAAAGAGGCCGGGACGGTTACACGGCTTATCTCTGTGAAAATTTGGGGACGGCTGAAGAGACGATCACGCACACCGAGCTCAAGGGTTTACTCAAAAGACCGGCCGCCGCGTTGAATGTTCTGATCCTGATCAAAGAATATGAGGCCGGCGGTGACGGCATCGGTCCTTGCATGGGTATTCCGGACGAGGATTTTGCTACGGTCAAGAAACTGATCACCCATGAAGAGGTGAGGGCTGTGAGCCTGGCCAAGTTACGTTTGCGTCAGGATATGACTCTTTGGGATGTCGGCGCCGGTTCCGGTTCCGTCAGTATTGAGGCCGATCATCTTATGCCGAACGGTCGAGTCTTTGCGATAGAACGCAATCCTCAGTGTCTGACCTTCTTCAAGGAAAATCTGAAAAAATTCAACTCGCGCAATATCACTCTGGTTGCCGGCGATGCGCCTGCCTGTCTGGATGATCTGCCTGATCCGGACCGGGTCTTCATCGGTGGCTCCGGAGGTCATCTCTGGAAAATTCTTGATGCGGCGGACGGTCGTCTGCCGATCGGGGGGCGTGTGGTTCTCAATGCTGTTACTTTAGATACTTTGAATGCCGCAACCGAGTTTTTTGAGAACGCTGGCTACGAGCTGGAAGTGACGACGGTTAATATTTCACGGACACGTCCTTTGACGGATTATAAAATGTTCGAGGCTTACAACCCGGTTTTTGTGTTGGCGGCTGTAAAAACCTAATTTTTTTGTTTTTGACTTTGCTCTTTGATATGGGGACACACAAATTGTGAGTCCCCATTCGCTTATCTATTACTTTGCGCTCTCTGCGTCTCAAGAGAGCAAAGCGAACGGGCGTGAGTCAGGTCGATTGCTTTTCCTGTTTCACGTTCTCCGATGCTTTACTGGAGCGAAATAGATAACCAGGAAAGTTAAAAAGGCAAAACAGGCAATTCCAACCCCGCCAAATTCTGCGTCAAACGCACCACCTGACTGCTGTAACCAAATTCATTGTCATACCAGACATACAGAACAATCCGGTCTTCCGAAACGATCGTCGAGATCGAGTCAACGATCCCGGCATATATAGAACCAACAAAGTCACTGGAAACGGCTTCTGGAGAATTGGTGTAATCAATCTGGTTCTGCAGCGGTGAGTCGAGAGAGACGTCACGCAAATATCTGTTGAGCTCTTCGCGGCTGACTTTCTTCTTCAGGGTGAGGTTGAGAATTGCCAGAGAAACGTTTGGAGTTGGCACCCTGATGGCGTTGCCGGTCAGTCTTCCTGTTAACTCGGGCAGGGCCTTGGCGATAGCGCTCGCAGCACCGGTCTCAGTGATAACCATATTGAGTGGCGCGCTGCGTCCGCGGCGGTGATTGTTGTGGTAATTGTCAATCAGGTTCTGGTCGTTGGTGTAGGAGTGGCAGGTTTCGACATGGCCGTTGACAACCCCGTAGCGGTCGTTGACAGCTTTCAGAACCGGAACGATCGCGTTGGTGGTGCAGCTGGCTGCCGAGAAGATGTTTTCCTCAGCGGTCAGCAGCTCGTTGTTCACACCGAAAACCACGTTGGGAAGATCGCCCTTGCCCGGGGCGGTTAAAATGACCTTGCTGATGCCCTTGGCTTGCAGATGACGGCCAAGACCTTCGCGGTCACGCCACTTGCCTGTGTTGTCAATCAATATGGCGTCCTGGATGCCGTACTCTGTGTAGTCGATCTGGTCAGGGGCGTCCGCATAAATGAGACGGATCATGTTGCCGTTGGCGATGATCGCATTCTCTTCTTCGTCGATGGTGATGGCACCATTGAATTGGCCATGCACCGAATCACGGCGCAGCAGGCTGGCCCGTTTCATCAGGTCGTCATCGTCGCCTTTGCGGACAACTGCCGCGCGCAGGCGTAGCTTGTCGCCCCCGCCGGCTTTGTCGACAAGGATCCTGGCCAGCAGCCGGCCGATGCGACCGAAACCGTAAAGGACCACATCACGGGGTTCGCTGAGCAAAGATGTTTGCCCGGTGTTGACTTTGGAGAGCTCCTGGCGGACGAAGATCGATACGTCTTGCCCAGGCTCTTGTGCTTGCAGGCGAACGGTCAGTTTGCCGATGTCAATTCTTGAGGGGGCCAGGTCAAGGTTTTCCATGGCCAGTAAAACCGGGAAAGTGTCGCGCACTGAGAGCTCATTTTCGAGAATCTGTCGGGCGAAACGATGGGCTTTGAGTATGTCCACCATGGAACCGTGCACCAGGCTGCGGCCGTAGACTGTGATGACAATGCCATGATCCCGGTAGAGCCGGCCGATAATCGGGAGCATCGCTTCAGCAAGCTCCTCACGTTCTTTCCAGTCTGAAAAATATTTCTCGTGTTTTCGTAAATCCATTGTTCTTCCTTCCCCGTTCTGCTTCATGTTTTGATTGTTGAAGAGCCATCTTAATCCTAGAACAGGGACGTATTATATGCAACGTCTAGCGGAGGAATTATCAGAGTTTGCTCTGGACTTGTTTTGGATAACTTGGTATTAAGGTTTGTTTATAAAAACGATTTCTGAAACATCCACAGGGAGGGCTTTACTGATGAGCGACAAGGTACATTATTCGGATTTGGGGCTGGTCAATACTCGCGACATGTTCGCCAAGGCGATGGCGGGTGGTTATGCCATACCTGCCTACAATTTTAATAACCTTGAGCAGCTGCAGGCGATCGTGACCGCTTGTGTAGAAAGTCGCTCTCCGGTGATCATTCAGGTCAGCAAGGGCGCACGTGAGTATGCCAACGCCACCATGTTGCGTTACATGGCGATGGGCGCTGTGAAGATGGCCAATGAGATGGGTGTTGAACTTCCTGTCTGTCTGCATCTCGATCACGGTGATTCTTTCGAAGTCTGCAAATCCTGTGTCGATAATGGTTTCTCTTCGGTCATGATCGACGGCTCTCATCTGCCTTACGAAGAGAACGTTGCCCTGACCAAAAAGGTCGTTGAATATGCTCATCAGTTTGATGTCACCGTTGAGGGTGAACTCGGTGTACTGGCCGGCATTGAAGATGATGTGGTTGCCGAAAAGTCGACCTATACCAAGCCTGAAGAGGTTGAGGACTTCGTCAAGAAAACGGGTGTCGACTCCCTGGCGATCTCTATCGGTACCAGTCACGGCGCGTTCAAGTTCAAGCTGAAAGAGGGCGAAGAAGCACCACCGCTGCGCTTTGATATCCTCGAAGAGATCGAAAAGCGCATTCCTGGCTTTCCGATTGTACTGCATGGCGCCTCCAGTGTCGTCCAGGATTACGTAACCCTGATCAACCAGTATGGTGGCAAGATGGAAGGTGCTGTCGGTGTCTCGGAAGAGCAGTTGCGCAGAGCGGCCAAGAGTGCTGTCTGCAAAATCAATATCGACTCTGATGGCCGACTTGTTGTTACCGCCAAGGTGCGTGAGTATCTGGCCAACAATCCCGGTGAATTTGATCCTCGCAAATACCTCGGTGCGGCGCGTAAGGAATTGATCAAGCTGCTTAATCACAAGAATGAGGCTGTTCTGGGGAGTGCTGGGAAAGCTTAAAAGAAGGCTGCGCGGGACGCTTTGCGCGGAACAGTGAGACATAAAAGAAAGAGCCGCTCAGTCAACTGAGCGGCTCTTTCTTGTTTTTTATATGAGTTAGTGAGGTCTGTTATATTTTCTGGTTATCCATTTTACTCAAGTGAGGGTCATTCAAAGAAAACCTTTCACCACAGAGGACAGGGAGAAATTCAAAAAACAATCAGGACTTCTCTGTGCCCTCTGTGTCTCTAGTGAGAGAAACGAACGGGTGGTAAAGAGAAATCCTGACAATAGCTACTGGAGTGAAGTAGATAACCAGATTATTCTTTGTGCTTGCCCATGCCATGTTCATCAGCTTTAGGTAGCGGGACGAAGGTGACGTCGAGATTGATCTGTTCACCCTCCCGTTCAATAATCAGGGCCGCCTGGTCTCCGCTGACGCGTTGATTGACTTCATAGATCAGGTCAAAGCTGTCTTCAACGACAGCATCACCCATAGAGACAATGACATCTCCAGCCACAACACCTGCTTGATCGGCCGTTGAACCAGGCACAACGCCCTCCACGACAACCTTGCCATCCTCTTCTTTCATACGCACGCCGAGTTTGACGCGTTCACCGGGCAGGCTCTCGTATTCGGTGAAAGCCAGGTAGTCGTAGGACGGCATGGGAAAACGGGGCATCTTGACATCCATCAGTTTGCCCTGCTTCTTCTTTGGGACGACCAGTTCACGACTTCCGACCAGCATGTAAGATGTCGGCAGGCGGCGATAGACACGCCTGGGGATGCCGAAGCCATAGCGGACGTGGTTGCCGCCAGCCAAGACCACCATGCGGTGCTCAGAGCCTTTCTCTTGCATGACGCGCGCGATATTCTCGGCCATGGTCTCATCCCAGAGTGTCTGGATGCGTAAAAAGCCGTCGAACATGGCCTTGCCGCCGCGGTGGTCAGCATAAATTGCCTCTGCCATGGCGCGCTGGTAAGGATCTTCAAGGTCGATCTCCGGCAGTTGAGAACGGGTCTCCTCGTCCAGGCTTTCAAACGAATTTCTACCAACCTTTTTAACCAGTTCGCGGGTCGCGTTCAGACCGACAACTGGAATCTGTTGCTCGCGAGCATAATTTAGA contains these protein-coding regions:
- a CDS encoding class II fructose-1,6-bisphosphate aldolase encodes the protein MSDKVHYSDLGLVNTRDMFAKAMAGGYAIPAYNFNNLEQLQAIVTACVESRSPVIIQVSKGAREYANATMLRYMAMGAVKMANEMGVELPVCLHLDHGDSFEVCKSCVDNGFSSVMIDGSHLPYEENVALTKKVVEYAHQFDVTVEGELGVLAGIEDDVVAEKSTYTKPEEVEDFVKKTGVDSLAISIGTSHGAFKFKLKEGEEAPPLRFDILEEIEKRIPGFPIVLHGASSVVQDYVTLINQYGGKMEGAVGVSEEQLRRAAKSAVCKINIDSDGRLVVTAKVREYLANNPGEFDPRKYLGAARKELIKLLNHKNEAVLGSAGKA
- a CDS encoding glyceraldehyde-3-phosphate dehydrogenase, translating into MDLRKHEKYFSDWKEREELAEAMLPIIGRLYRDHGIVITVYGRSLVHGSMVDILKAHRFARQILENELSVRDTFPVLLAMENLDLAPSRIDIGKLTVRLQAQEPGQDVSIFVRQELSKVNTGQTSLLSEPRDVVLYGFGRIGRLLARILVDKAGGGDKLRLRAAVVRKGDDDDLMKRASLLRRDSVHGQFNGAITIDEEENAIIANGNMIRLIYADAPDQIDYTEYGIQDAILIDNTGKWRDREGLGRHLQAKGISKVILTAPGKGDLPNVVFGVNNELLTAEENIFSAASCTTNAIVPVLKAVNDRYGVVNGHVETCHSYTNDQNLIDNYHNNHRRGRSAPLNMVITETGAASAIAKALPELTGRLTGNAIRVPTPNVSLAILNLTLKKKVSREELNRYLRDVSLDSPLQNQIDYTNSPEAVSSDFVGSIYAGIVDSISTIVSEDRIVLYVWYDNEFGYSSQVVRLTQNLAGLELPVLPF
- the cbiE gene encoding precorrin-6y C5,15-methyltransferase (decarboxylating) subunit CbiE; this translates as MKTIYVIGAGIEGQEGFSRRALELVAQAELLIGGPRQLALFPDFSGKTMATGDNLAPVVECLEKCTGSAVVLASGDPLFFGIGRYLLRNLPDADLEFVPNVSSAQYAFAKIREPWDDAVFVSTQGRGLKGAVDQIVAHDKVALLTDNVNTPKVIAKELIERGRDGYTAYLCENLGTAEETITHTELKGLLKRPAAALNVLILIKEYEAGGDGIGPCMGIPDEDFATVKKLITHEEVRAVSLAKLRLRQDMTLWDVGAGSGSVSIEADHLMPNGRVFAIERNPQCLTFFKENLKKFNSRNITLVAGDAPACLDDLPDPDRVFIGGSGGHLWKILDAADGRLPIGGRVVLNAVTLDTLNAATEFFENAGYELEVTTVNISRTRPLTDYKMFEAYNPVFVLAAVKT
- a CDS encoding ChaN family lipoprotein translates to MTQQPLGNSEAPYPPAKPEVGDIYHLPTGVKVSAEQMQAAITDVRIVYVGETHDNPAAHRLELEVLKAMAERYPGQLSLGMEMFNTGQQETLDQWTAGALSEKEFLKNSSWFSNWRMDYAYYRDILNYAREQQIPVVGLNATRELVKKVGRNSFESLDEETRSQLPEIDLEDPYQRAMAEAIYADHRGGKAMFDGFLRIQTLWDETMAENIARVMQEKGSEHRMVVLAGGNHVRYGFGIPRRVYRRLPTSYMLVGSRELVVPKKKQGKLMDVKMPRFPMPSYDYLAFTEYESLPGERVKLGVRMKEEDGKVVVEGVVPGSTADQAGVVAGDVIVSMGDAVVEDSFDLIYEVNQRVSGDQAALIIEREGEQINLDVTFVPLPKADEHGMGKHKE